The following coding sequences are from one Lipingzhangella halophila window:
- a CDS encoding response regulator codes for MNAIRVLLVDDHELTLMGFRMTLASDPGLAVVGSADNGQAAIAQARRLAPDVVLMDVRMPTMDGIEATGRITSQYPGCRVLILTTFDIDEYAFDGLRAGASGFLLKDVRPAELLDAIRAIAAGDAVITPRITRKLLEQSWPSPSENASVRQAGRERREPVPGLAELTPREAEIMSAIAEGMTNGEIADRFTLADTTVKTYVGRILRKLGLRDRVQIVILAYETGLTVPGTQRSSG; via the coding sequence ATGAACGCGATCCGGGTCCTTCTCGTGGACGACCACGAACTGACACTCATGGGGTTTCGCATGACGCTCGCCTCTGACCCCGGGCTTGCGGTCGTCGGCTCCGCGGACAACGGTCAGGCGGCCATAGCCCAGGCTCGGCGCCTCGCACCGGACGTGGTCCTGATGGATGTCCGGATGCCCACCATGGACGGGATCGAGGCGACCGGGCGCATCACCTCCCAGTATCCGGGCTGCCGCGTCCTCATCCTGACCACCTTCGATATCGACGAGTACGCCTTCGACGGGCTCCGGGCGGGGGCGAGCGGTTTCCTCCTCAAGGACGTCAGACCCGCCGAGCTCCTTGACGCTATTCGCGCCATCGCCGCTGGCGACGCGGTGATCACGCCGCGCATCACCAGGAAACTGCTGGAACAGTCCTGGCCGTCCCCCTCGGAAAACGCCTCCGTCCGCCAAGCGGGGCGGGAGCGCCGGGAACCCGTCCCAGGGCTCGCGGAGTTGACCCCGCGTGAGGCCGAGATCATGTCCGCGATCGCTGAGGGGATGACCAACGGCGAGATCGCTGACCGCTTCACTCTGGCCGACACCACGGTCAAGACCTATGTCGGCAGGATCCTGCGCAAGCTCGGGCTCCGGGACCGGGTGCAGATCGTCATCCTCGCCTACGAAACCGGGCTCACCGTCCCCGGAACCCAGCGTTCGTCCGGTTGA
- a CDS encoding sensor histidine kinase, with protein MRETTGPALWKRPPTRFLDRHPRLVDVAVAGAYLLPTAVGSAHLLFIATGQPWRGWAGLAVTAAVTALLLLRRTRPVSVLAASIGFTLVQGVVTGQLITPAVPIMLYTVGVRTGPRGAAIAFASAATSTTAALTLVDTTIGLGTVGGLSSALIITAVLQLFSALLGALVGLRRRYIDALIERAEQAEREQEQRTRLAQADERNRISREIHDIVGHTLTAIVNLSDGVDASLTSDPEQARLGVRNISEIAREALSETRSVLSSTGYEEHTAPRTPQSAQDWLAKPLDTARATGLHVECSESGEPPTGHSLRTGAQRIVQEAVTNTLRHADAPTRIDVRVTHGPGRTEIFVRDDGRTPEVPTRGSGQGLLGMQERAVLQHGSATAGPAPAGGWYVYADLRSPEPTDGEP; from the coding sequence GTGCGCGAAACGACAGGACCCGCGCTCTGGAAGCGTCCGCCCACCCGGTTCCTGGACCGGCATCCCCGCCTGGTCGACGTCGCCGTCGCGGGGGCGTACCTGCTCCCCACGGCAGTCGGCAGCGCGCACTTGCTGTTCATCGCGACCGGGCAGCCCTGGCGCGGATGGGCGGGACTCGCGGTGACCGCGGCGGTCACCGCCCTGCTGCTGCTCCGCCGTACCAGACCCGTGAGCGTTCTGGCGGCGTCGATCGGGTTCACCCTGGTGCAGGGAGTGGTCACCGGCCAACTGATCACCCCAGCGGTACCGATCATGCTCTACACCGTGGGTGTGCGCACGGGTCCCCGTGGCGCCGCCATCGCGTTCGCGAGTGCGGCGACCAGCACGACCGCCGCGCTCACCCTGGTCGACACGACGATCGGACTCGGCACCGTCGGAGGGCTCTCCTCCGCTCTCATCATCACGGCAGTCCTGCAGCTCTTCAGTGCGCTGCTGGGGGCACTGGTCGGGCTGCGCCGCCGCTACATCGACGCGCTCATCGAACGCGCCGAGCAGGCGGAGCGGGAACAGGAGCAGCGGACGCGACTGGCGCAGGCGGATGAACGGAACCGTATCTCCAGGGAGATACACGACATCGTCGGGCACACCCTCACCGCCATCGTCAACCTCTCCGACGGGGTTGACGCCTCGTTGACGAGTGATCCGGAACAGGCGCGACTGGGTGTCCGTAATATCAGCGAGATCGCCCGCGAGGCGCTCAGCGAAACCCGCAGTGTCCTCAGCAGCACGGGGTACGAGGAGCACACTGCTCCCCGCACGCCCCAGTCCGCCCAGGACTGGCTGGCCAAACCGCTCGACACCGCCAGAGCCACGGGACTGCACGTGGAGTGCAGCGAGAGCGGAGAACCGCCGACCGGACACAGTCTCCGGACGGGCGCGCAACGGATTGTGCAGGAGGCCGTCACCAACACGCTCCGGCACGCCGACGCTCCCACCAGGATCGATGTGCGCGTCACCCACGGTCCCGGCAGAACGGAGATCTTCGTTCGCGACGACGGCCGGACACCCGAGGTACCCACCCGCGGTTCTGGCCAGGGGCTGCTCGGGATGCAGGAGCGCGCCGTCCTCCAGCACGGATCCGCGACCGCCGGGCCCGCACCCGCGGGCGGCTGGTACGTCTACGCCGACCTCCGCTCACCGGAACCCACCGATGGAGAGCCATGA
- a CDS encoding ABC transporter permease produces MAVIAIERIKTTRNWILYAVLTFLIALNLASGVRNYLNNRLVYEEQGVTWLALWGQSGLLFAFFCLPIVISVRAAMAVRVENENHNWRRMASYDAAVNPVYRSKIASLLLFCGACQLLYLALFLATGILLGFDPGPGLVGRFVLWGLGGWVGSCAVALVQFYAALRTASVASAVTVGVLGTIGGFILTVVFPFLGTVFPYTQIGAGMRVRALDSFTGTEAMAFLAVNLALVVGFALAGARYVQRREY; encoded by the coding sequence ATGGCCGTAATCGCAATTGAGCGGATCAAGACGACAAGGAACTGGATCCTCTACGCCGTACTCACTTTCCTCATCGCGCTCAACCTGGCCAGCGGAGTGCGGAACTACCTGAACAACCGGCTGGTCTACGAGGAACAGGGCGTGACCTGGCTTGCGCTCTGGGGCCAGTCGGGGCTGCTGTTCGCCTTCTTCTGCCTGCCCATCGTCATCAGCGTCAGAGCCGCGATGGCGGTTCGCGTGGAGAACGAGAACCACAACTGGCGCAGAATGGCCTCCTACGATGCCGCGGTGAATCCCGTCTACCGGAGCAAGATCGCCTCACTGCTGCTGTTCTGCGGGGCGTGCCAACTCCTTTACCTGGCACTGTTCCTCGCCACGGGAATCCTGCTGGGCTTCGACCCCGGCCCAGGGCTCGTGGGGCGGTTCGTCCTCTGGGGCCTTGGCGGCTGGGTCGGTTCCTGCGCGGTGGCTCTCGTGCAGTTCTACGCCGCGCTTCGTACCGCGAGTGTCGCCAGCGCCGTCACAGTCGGTGTGCTCGGGACGATTGGCGGGTTCATCCTCACCGTCGTCTTCCCCTTCCTGGGGACGGTCTTTCCCTACACCCAGATCGGGGCGGGTATGCGGGTACGTGCGCTCGACTCCTTCACCGGGACGGAGGCCATGGCCTTCCTGGCCGTCAACCTGGCGCTCGTCGTCGGATTCGCGCTCGCCGGGGCCCGGTACGTGCAGCGGCGGGAGTACTAG
- a CDS encoding ABC transporter permease, producing MTRAFRLEVRKLKRTRLWVPVGAVLVFESGWVMAALVRTFAQQGEVARDTGYVLGQLIQVHGLFAPILVAVIASRLSAVEHEADMVKQLFAMNQSRQSLFRAKFATVLIVVLLYTAAGGALLLAFGSMTGVAARWELIGIFLSGLIAANLAPISIHLLLALLIARQAVTLGLGIVGGVLGTFVGFVPTAVSLAVPWHHYGVVNPVRMEVENGSVTGFPAVSGTEIHVAVVAVVGAVLFCTSQWIYRRSA from the coding sequence ATGACGCGGGCGTTTCGCCTGGAAGTCCGCAAGCTGAAACGCACGCGCCTGTGGGTCCCTGTTGGCGCTGTCCTCGTATTCGAGTCCGGCTGGGTGATGGCGGCCCTGGTACGGACATTCGCCCAGCAGGGGGAGGTCGCGCGGGACACGGGTTATGTGCTCGGTCAGCTCATCCAGGTTCACGGGCTCTTCGCGCCGATCCTCGTGGCGGTCATCGCGTCCAGGCTGAGCGCTGTGGAGCACGAGGCGGACATGGTCAAGCAACTGTTCGCCATGAACCAGTCCCGGCAGAGCCTGTTCCGGGCGAAGTTCGCCACCGTGCTGATCGTCGTCCTTCTCTACACGGCCGCGGGCGGCGCCCTCCTCCTGGCGTTCGGCAGCATGACCGGGGTGGCAGCCAGATGGGAGCTGATCGGGATCTTCCTATCCGGCCTCATCGCCGCCAACCTCGCACCGATCAGCATCCACCTACTCTTGGCCCTGCTGATCGCGCGGCAGGCGGTGACGCTCGGGCTGGGCATCGTCGGCGGGGTCCTCGGGACGTTTGTGGGTTTCGTTCCCACCGCGGTCAGCCTGGCGGTGCCATGGCACCACTACGGGGTGGTCAATCCCGTCCGCATGGAGGTGGAGAACGGTTCGGTCACCGGGTTCCCCGCGGTTTCCGGGACCGAGATACACGTGGCGGTGGTCGCAGTCGTCGGAGCTGTCCTGTTCTGCACGTCCCAGTGGATCTACCGGCGCAGCGCATAG
- a CDS encoding ABC transporter ATP-binding protein produces the protein MASADLVGSPGEEERKHTVVRTSELTKRYGSETVVDRLGVTVRRGEIYGFLGLNGAGKSTTMKMLLDLARPTAGGVTVFGLGLAANRARILPRIGSLIESPSYYGHLTGEENLEIVRILKKLPQAEIDRVLGVVRLTENRRKPVRNYSLGMKQRLGLAMALMGSPELLILDEPTNGLDPSGIQEIRDLIVRLPSRFGMTVLVSSHLLSEVEQMADTVGIIDQGRLLYEGALRDFRDRGWLRIAVADSASAASVLRRAGWRVTTASEGELALPLHPDEQIARVVRILVGAGTQLYRVEVRRRTLEEVFLQITGEASDEKPVPA, from the coding sequence GTGGCCAGCGCAGACTTGGTTGGTTCGCCAGGGGAGGAAGAGCGGAAGCACACGGTTGTCCGCACGAGTGAGCTGACCAAGAGGTACGGCTCGGAGACAGTGGTCGACCGGCTCGGTGTGACGGTTCGCCGAGGAGAGATCTACGGCTTTCTCGGACTCAACGGCGCGGGTAAGAGCACGACGATGAAGATGCTGTTGGACCTGGCGCGTCCGACAGCGGGAGGCGTCACCGTCTTCGGGCTCGGGCTGGCGGCCAATCGTGCGCGGATCCTTCCGCGGATCGGGTCACTGATCGAGTCGCCTTCCTACTACGGACACCTGACGGGCGAGGAGAACCTGGAGATCGTCCGGATCCTCAAGAAGCTTCCCCAAGCCGAGATCGACCGGGTTCTCGGAGTGGTCCGCTTGACGGAAAACCGCCGCAAACCCGTCAGGAACTACTCGCTGGGGATGAAGCAGCGGCTTGGTCTCGCGATGGCGCTGATGGGGTCGCCGGAACTGCTGATCCTGGACGAGCCGACCAACGGTCTGGACCCCTCCGGGATTCAGGAGATCCGCGATCTGATTGTGCGCCTGCCGTCCCGTTTCGGCATGACTGTCCTCGTGTCGAGCCATCTGCTCTCCGAGGTCGAGCAGATGGCGGACACGGTGGGGATCATCGACCAAGGGCGCCTGCTCTACGAGGGGGCGCTGCGGGATTTCCGGGACCGCGGGTGGTTGCGGATCGCCGTGGCGGACAGCGCGTCGGCTGCCTCTGTGTTGCGGCGGGCGGGATGGCGGGTCACGACCGCCTCCGAGGGAGAGCTCGCTCTGCCGCTCCATCCCGACGAGCAGATCGCCCGTGTGGTGCGCATCTTGGTCGGTGCGGGGACGCAGCTCTACCGGGTGGAGGTGCGCCGCCGGACACTCGAAGAGGTCTTCCTGCAGATCACGGGCGAGGCGTCGGACGAAAAGCCGGTGCCGGCATGA